A stretch of the Candidatus Omnitrophota bacterium genome encodes the following:
- a CDS encoding DsrE family protein, translating into MKVLVIFNREPYDNTDVTWNGLRLAAKLTESGHEVRLFLMNDSVDMARDVCKPPEGYDQDLSQMLKDLIAKGVAVKVCGTCMARCGIYKNHPYFDGAVKSTMPELAEWVIDSDKVITF; encoded by the coding sequence ATGAAAGTGCTGGTAATCTTTAACCGTGAGCCCTACGACAACACCGATGTGACCTGGAACGGTCTGCGTTTGGCCGCCAAGTTGACCGAATCAGGACATGAGGTCAGATTGTTTCTGATGAACGACTCGGTTGATATGGCCCGCGATGTTTGCAAGCCGCCTGAAGGCTACGACCAAGACTTGTCCCAAATGCTTAAAGACCTTATTGCCAAGGGTGTTGCTGTCAAGGTCTGTGGAACTTGCATGGCAAGATGCGGCATCTACAAGAACCATCCGTATTTTGATGGGGCGGTAAAATCTACAATGCCTGAATTGGCGGAGTGGGTTATTGACAGCGACAAGGTTATTACTTTTTGA
- a CDS encoding response regulator yields MDKKKILLVDDSPGITEAVGAALEATGKYAVQAVNEATQALPAALAFKPDLILIDYLMPYEDGGSIARHLRAEEDLRDVRIIFVTDMAQEGEETGLGDLVGTSPAIPKSAGVPGVLRAVEEALK; encoded by the coding sequence TTGGACAAAAAGAAAATTCTGTTGGTCGATGACTCCCCCGGGATCACAGAGGCTGTCGGCGCTGCCCTGGAAGCCACAGGCAAGTATGCAGTACAGGCGGTGAATGAAGCGACACAAGCCTTGCCTGCTGCGCTTGCTTTCAAACCGGATCTCATTTTGATTGACTATTTGATGCCCTATGAAGACGGCGGCAGCATTGCCAGACATCTGAGAGCCGAAGAGGATTTGAGGGACGTTCGTATTATCTTTGTCACCGATATGGCACAAGAGGGAGAAGAAACCGGCCTGGGGGATCTTGTGGGAACAAGTCCGGCAATCCCGAAATCAGCCGGCGTTCCGGGTGTTCTCCGCGCCGTGGAAGAAGCGTTGAAATAG
- the fbaA gene encoding class II fructose-bisphosphate aldolase: MSNKVSGVAPAGVVTGKAVQEIFAVAKANNFALPAVNVVGSNSANAVMEAAKAVNSPVIIQYSSGGAGFNAGKGLKMENLQAEVLGAVAGAEHIHRLAGAYGVSVILHTDHAAKKLLPWIDGLLEAGETRFAETGKPLFSSHMLDLSEESLEENISICEKYLARMSKIDMTLEIELGCTGGEEDGVDNTGMDNSLLYTQPEDVAFAYERLNKISERFTVAASFGNVHGVYKPGNVKLTPKILLNSQKYIQEKFGTGPNPVNFVFHGGSGSSREEIREAISYGVIKMNIDTDTQWATWEGVMNYYKANEAYLQGQIGNPDGEDKPNKKYYDPRKWLREGEVSMIKRLKVAFEDLNALDRN, translated from the coding sequence ATGTCGAATAAGGTGAGTGGCGTAGCCCCGGCCGGGGTTGTGACAGGAAAAGCGGTGCAGGAGATCTTTGCTGTGGCAAAGGCTAACAATTTTGCCCTGCCTGCCGTGAACGTGGTGGGGTCCAACTCCGCTAATGCTGTGATGGAGGCGGCCAAGGCGGTCAATTCTCCGGTAATCATCCAGTACTCCAGTGGCGGGGCCGGCTTTAACGCGGGGAAAGGTCTGAAGATGGAGAACCTGCAGGCCGAAGTCCTGGGCGCGGTTGCCGGCGCCGAGCACATCCACCGCCTGGCCGGAGCTTACGGGGTTTCGGTGATTCTGCACACAGACCATGCGGCCAAGAAGCTGCTGCCCTGGATCGACGGGCTGCTGGAAGCCGGAGAAACGCGTTTTGCCGAGACGGGTAAGCCGCTGTTTAGCTCTCACATGCTGGATTTGTCCGAGGAAAGCCTGGAAGAAAATATTTCAATCTGCGAAAAGTATCTGGCCCGCATGAGCAAAATCGATATGACCCTGGAGATTGAACTGGGTTGCACCGGCGGTGAAGAGGATGGGGTGGACAACACGGGCATGGACAATTCTCTGCTCTATACCCAACCCGAAGACGTGGCATTTGCTTACGAGCGCTTGAACAAGATCAGCGAGCGGTTCACGGTCGCGGCTTCCTTCGGCAATGTTCACGGCGTGTACAAGCCGGGCAATGTGAAGCTGACCCCGAAGATTCTGCTGAATTCCCAGAAGTATATTCAGGAGAAGTTCGGGACCGGCCCGAATCCCGTGAACTTTGTGTTCCACGGTGGATCCGGCTCCAGCCGGGAAGAGATCCGTGAGGCGATCTCCTACGGGGTCATCAAGATGAATATCGATACGGACACGCAGTGGGCCACGTGGGAAGGTGTGATGAACTACTACAAGGCCAATGAAGCTTATTTGCAGGGCCAGATCGGCAACCCCGACGGGGAAGACAAGCCCAACAAGAAATACTATGATCCGCGCAAGTGGCTGCGTGAGGGCGAGGTTTCGATGATCAAGCGTCTGAAAGTCGCCTTTGAAGACCTCAACGCCTTGGACCGCAACTAG
- a CDS encoding M48 family metallopeptidase, whose protein sequence is MRTTTPRYIIVLVCFLCASCATVPLTGRRQLALISNQSLLSMSYRQYDEFLKANKLSGDQTQTQRVKSVGQRIQQAVERYMAANNLADELRDYEWEFNLVENEEANAWCMPGGKVMVYTGILPVTKDEDGLAVVMAHEIAHAIARHGDERMSQGLLTELGGVALSSALEKQTEKTKKIWMTAFGVGTQFGVLLPYSRLQENEADRLGLIFMAMAGFDPHAAVAFWERMLQKKDGQPDIEFLSTHPSGQTRIQNIKAAIPEAMQYRTQAPPMGGFSAQ, encoded by the coding sequence ATGCGAACAACGACACCACGATACATTATTGTTCTCGTGTGCTTTCTGTGCGCATCTTGCGCTACGGTGCCCTTAACGGGCAGAAGGCAACTGGCTTTGATTTCGAATCAAAGCCTGCTTTCCATGAGTTACCGGCAATACGATGAATTTCTGAAGGCCAATAAGCTCAGCGGGGATCAGACTCAAACACAGCGGGTCAAGTCCGTGGGACAGAGGATACAACAGGCTGTTGAAAGATATATGGCGGCCAACAATTTGGCGGATGAATTGAGAGACTACGAATGGGAATTTAATCTGGTGGAGAATGAGGAAGCCAATGCATGGTGCATGCCGGGCGGGAAGGTGATGGTCTATACGGGGATCTTGCCGGTTACCAAAGATGAGGACGGATTGGCTGTGGTGATGGCCCATGAGATCGCCCATGCGATTGCCCGTCACGGAGACGAGAGAATGAGCCAGGGATTGCTGACGGAACTCGGAGGGGTGGCTCTCTCTTCCGCTTTAGAGAAGCAGACGGAAAAGACCAAAAAGATTTGGATGACAGCCTTTGGAGTGGGGACGCAGTTCGGGGTTCTATTGCCGTATAGCCGGCTCCAGGAAAACGAAGCGGACCGGTTGGGATTGATCTTCATGGCAATGGCCGGGTTTGATCCGCATGCGGCAGTGGCCTTCTGGGAAAGAATGTTGCAGAAAAAGGACGGACAGCCGGATATTGAGTTCCTGAGCACCCACCCCTCCGGCCAAACACGCATTCAAAATATCAAGGCCGCAATTCCCGAAGCAATGCAATATCGAACTCAGGCTCCACCTATGGGTGGTTTTAGCGCTCAGTGA